One genomic window of Brevundimonas vesicularis includes the following:
- a CDS encoding phytoene desaturase — protein MRAAVIGSGFGGLSLAIRLQSAGIQTTVFEARDLEGGRAYVFKDKGYTFDAGPTVITDPSALEELFEASGRKLSDYVELLPVAPFYRLCWEDGDVFDYVNDQDELDRQIVARNPADKEGYRKFLAYSQDLLKEGYLKLGAVPFLDFASMVKAAPELMRLQAWRSVYDKVASYIQDEHLRQAFSFHSLLVGGNPFATSSIYALIHALERRWGVWFPRGGTGALIQAMVRLLKDLGGEVRLNSPVERITMANGRATGVVVNGETLAFDMVASNADVVHTYQRLLGQEPRGQKEGAKLASRRHSMSLFVIYFGLKRVHPEVRHHTVLFGPRYRELIAEIFKGPDLPDDFSLYLHAPTRTDPSLAPEGCDAFYVLAPVPHLASADIDWEVEGPRYRDRILAYLEERYIPGLTADLDTCRIFTPVDFRDQLNAHQGSAFSLEPILTQSAWFRVHNRDDQIPNLYFVGAGTHPGAGVPGVVGSAKATAALMIEDARQPA, from the coding sequence ATGCGGGCTGCTGTCATCGGATCGGGCTTCGGAGGCTTGTCGCTGGCCATACGGCTGCAGTCGGCGGGCATACAGACCACGGTGTTCGAGGCCCGCGATCTGGAGGGCGGCCGGGCTTACGTCTTCAAGGACAAGGGCTATACCTTCGACGCCGGTCCCACCGTCATCACCGACCCGTCGGCGCTGGAGGAACTGTTCGAGGCCAGTGGGCGCAAGCTGTCGGACTACGTCGAACTGTTGCCGGTCGCGCCCTTCTATCGGCTATGCTGGGAAGACGGCGACGTCTTCGACTACGTCAACGACCAGGACGAGCTGGACCGCCAGATCGTGGCGCGCAATCCGGCCGACAAGGAAGGCTATCGCAAGTTCCTCGCCTATTCGCAGGACCTGCTGAAGGAAGGCTATCTGAAGCTGGGAGCCGTGCCGTTCCTGGACTTCGCAAGCATGGTCAAGGCGGCGCCGGAGCTGATGCGGCTTCAGGCCTGGCGGTCGGTCTATGACAAGGTCGCCAGCTATATTCAGGACGAGCATCTGCGTCAGGCGTTCAGCTTCCACTCCCTGCTGGTCGGCGGCAATCCGTTCGCGACATCGTCGATCTATGCCCTGATCCATGCGCTGGAGCGGCGCTGGGGCGTGTGGTTCCCGCGCGGCGGTACTGGTGCGCTGATCCAGGCCATGGTGCGTCTGCTCAAGGATCTGGGCGGGGAAGTGCGGCTGAACAGTCCGGTCGAGCGCATCACCATGGCGAACGGTCGCGCGACCGGCGTGGTGGTCAACGGCGAGACGCTGGCCTTCGACATGGTCGCCTCCAATGCCGACGTGGTGCACACCTATCAGCGCCTGCTGGGTCAGGAACCGCGCGGTCAAAAGGAGGGCGCCAAGCTGGCGTCGCGGCGTCACTCCATGTCGCTGTTCGTCATCTATTTCGGCCTGAAACGCGTCCACCCGGAGGTGCGCCACCACACGGTGCTGTTCGGGCCGCGCTATCGCGAGCTGATCGCCGAAATCTTCAAGGGGCCGGACCTGCCCGATGACTTCTCGCTGTATCTGCATGCGCCGACGCGGACCGATCCGTCACTGGCGCCGGAAGGCTGCGACGCCTTCTATGTGCTGGCGCCGGTGCCGCACCTAGCCTCGGCCGACATCGACTGGGAGGTCGAGGGGCCGCGCTATCGCGACCGGATTCTGGCCTATCTGGAAGAACGCTACATCCCCGGTTTGACGGCGGACCTGGATACCTGCCGGATCTTCACGCCGGTCGATTTCCGCGACCAGCTGAACGCCCACCAGGGTTCGGCCTTCTCGCTGGAGCCTATCCTGACCCAGAGCGCCTGGTTCCGGGTGCATAACCGCGACGACCAGATCCCCAACCTGTATTTCGTGGGCGCCGGCACCCATCCCGGCGCGGGCGTGCCGGGCGTGGTCGGATCGGCTAAGGCCACCGCCGCCCTGATGATCGAGGACGCGAGGCAGCCGGCATGA
- the crtY gene encoding lycopene beta-cyclase CrtY: MQVDASDTSAPDLLLVGGGLANGLLALRLSQVRPDLDVRIVEAAQTLGGVHTWSFFDSDLTQAQRDWIAPLMVHRWPGYSVRFPQFERALSTPYCSVTAERFAAVIEAALPGKIMLGAPVASVSPTEAVLADGRRLGAKTVIDGRGPTATPDLALGFQKFVGLEVRLAAPHGLTTPIVMDACVDQAGGYRFLYTLPFDDRTLLIEDTRYTDGDALDRAAFRQGVLEYARAQGWEIETVLREEDGVLPVALDGDIGAHLSRMGPTALSGLRAGLFHPTTGYSLPEAVRLADRLALDFEPAAIAEDIRCHAHDVWAGRGFYRLLNRMLFRAARPDERYKVLERFYRLPQPLVERFYAAESTLADKARILSGKPPVPIGAALTCLVERGRA; the protein is encoded by the coding sequence ATGCAGGTCGACGCCTCTGACACTTCCGCGCCGGACCTTTTGCTGGTCGGCGGCGGCCTGGCCAATGGCCTGCTGGCGCTGCGGCTGTCACAGGTCCGTCCTGATCTGGACGTGCGGATCGTCGAGGCTGCGCAGACCCTGGGCGGGGTCCACACCTGGTCCTTCTTCGACAGCGACCTGACGCAAGCGCAGCGCGATTGGATCGCGCCCTTGATGGTGCATCGCTGGCCAGGATACAGCGTCCGTTTTCCTCAGTTCGAACGCGCGCTGTCGACCCCCTATTGCAGCGTCACGGCCGAACGGTTCGCGGCGGTGATCGAGGCGGCCTTGCCCGGAAAGATCATGCTGGGTGCGCCGGTCGCTTCGGTGTCGCCGACCGAAGCGGTGCTGGCTGATGGACGGCGTCTGGGCGCCAAGACGGTGATCGACGGGCGCGGGCCGACTGCGACGCCGGATCTGGCGCTGGGTTTCCAGAAGTTCGTCGGGCTGGAGGTGCGGCTGGCGGCGCCGCACGGCCTGACCACGCCCATCGTCATGGACGCCTGCGTCGACCAGGCCGGGGGCTACCGGTTTCTCTACACCCTGCCGTTCGATGATCGCACGCTGCTGATCGAGGATACGCGTTACACCGACGGGGATGCGCTGGATCGCGCGGCGTTCCGGCAGGGCGTGCTGGAATACGCCCGCGCGCAGGGCTGGGAGATCGAGACGGTCCTGCGCGAGGAGGACGGCGTCCTGCCCGTGGCGCTCGACGGTGACATCGGCGCGCATTTGTCGCGGATGGGGCCGACGGCGCTCAGCGGCCTGCGCGCCGGGCTGTTTCACCCGACCACCGGCTATTCCCTGCCGGAAGCCGTGCGCCTGGCCGACCGGTTGGCGCTGGATTTCGAGCCGGCGGCGATCGCCGAGGACATCCGCTGCCATGCGCATGACGTATGGGCCGGACGAGGCTTTTATCGGTTGCTGAACCGGATGCTATTCCGTGCGGCGCGACCGGATGAGCGATACAAGGTGCTGGAGCGGTTCTATCGTCTGCCCCAGCCCTTGGTCGAACGCTTCTACGCCGCGGAATCGACCCTCGCCGACAAGGCGCGGATCCTGAGCGGAAAACCCCCGGTGCCGATCGGCGCCGCACTGACCTGTCTGGTCGAAAGAGGACGTGCGTGA
- a CDS encoding fatty acid desaturase yields MSAVTPMSRVVPNQALIGLTLAGLIATAWLSLHIYGVYFHRWTMWSILTVPLIVAFQTWLSVGLFIVAHDAMHGSLAPGRPRLNTAIGSLALGLYAGFRFAPLKTAHHAHHAAPGTADDPDFHADAPRAFLPWFYGFFRTYFGWRELAVLTVLVAVAVLILGARMPNLLVFWAAPALLSALQLFTFGTWLPHRHTDDAFPDHHNARTSPFGPILSLLTCFHFGRHHEHHLTPWKPWWRLFS; encoded by the coding sequence ATGTCCGCCGTCACGCCAATGTCACGGGTCGTCCCGAACCAGGCCCTGATCGGTCTGACGCTGGCTGGCCTGATCGCGACGGCCTGGCTGAGCCTGCATATCTACGGCGTCTATTTTCATCGCTGGACGATGTGGAGCATCCTGACCGTTCCGCTAATCGTCGCTTTCCAGACCTGGCTGTCCGTCGGCCTGTTCATCGTCGCCCACGACGCCATGCACGGCTCTCTGGCTCCGGGACGCCCTCGGCTGAACACGGCGATCGGCAGCCTGGCGCTGGGCCTCTACGCCGGTTTTCGTTTTGCGCCGTTGAAGACGGCGCACCACGCTCATCATGCCGCGCCCGGCACGGCGGACGACCCCGACTTTCACGCCGACGCCCCGCGCGCCTTCCTGCCCTGGTTCTACGGCTTTTTCCGTACCTATTTCGGTTGGCGCGAGTTGGCCGTTCTGACGGTGCTCGTGGCCGTCGCAGTGCTGATCCTTGGCGCCCGCATGCCCAATCTTCTGGTCTTCTGGGCCGCGCCCGCCCTGCTCTCGGCGCTACAGCTTTTCACATTCGGCACCTGGCTGCCTCACAGGCATACCGACGACGCCTTCCCCGACCACCACAACGCCCGCACCAGCCCCTTCGGCCCGATCCTGTCGTTGCTGACCTGCTTCCACTTCGGCCGCCACCACGAACACCACCTGACCCCCTGGAAGCCCTGGTGGCGTCTTTTCAGCTAG
- a CDS encoding PGDYG domain-containing protein, with amino-acid sequence MKYRKTALVEAEQFLPAEDKIPPGVFSDGLSDPRKSTSQWVLETLEGRHTLRPGDYICTGPAGERWNVERSIFEATYELVTTQPDTGKVEAGGVEREAFDAVSTLAEAMTMFADHGGTLIADAGSSFHEPS; translated from the coding sequence ATGAAATACCGGAAAACAGCACTTGTTGAGGCTGAACAGTTCTTGCCTGCCGAGGACAAGATACCGCCTGGCGTGTTCTCCGATGGCCTGTCGGACCCGCGCAAATCGACTTCGCAATGGGTTCTGGAAACACTGGAAGGAAGGCATACGCTTCGTCCAGGAGATTACATCTGCACCGGACCTGCGGGAGAGCGCTGGAACGTTGAGCGGTCGATTTTCGAAGCTACATACGAGCTTGTGACCACCCAACCCGACACCGGGAAGGTCGAAGCGGGCGGGGTGGAGCGGGAGGCGTTTGATGCGGTGTCAACGTTGGCGGAGGCCATGACCATGTTCGCAGATCATGGTGGAACCCTCATCGCGGACGCCGGGTCTTCATTCCACGAGCCGAGTTAG
- a CDS encoding exopolysaccharide biosynthesis polyprenyl glycosylphosphotransferase, with protein sequence MLDRPASLAADMPLKSRPSRGPFRPEIWLNARERSSVRLSAHYFRLIDVLMVCGLALGAIVVMHPSGLAHITVGDAAPVVVGAVLVLVLMRALQLYRFGRDTPWPLHIAGVAGVGVASAAIALALGWVMDRPALDVIAPWALTTTAGLIMLHGLWLAMIVRWRRLGVLSPNIVIVGATRNARRLIEQALERRDMNVLGVFDDRLARSPDSVAGVPVLGDAKALLTHRLTPYVDRIVLAIDPEAGQRVRDLTQTLNALPNPLTVLVDSELGRDGLLNRLANAPLASLDGPANPDRRAFNKRMQDLVIGAAALVVAAPIMALVALAVKLDSPGPVFFRQRRHGFNHETIIVWKFRSMRHAAADATASRQVCADDDRVTRVGRFIRATSLDELPQIFNVLSGEMSLVGPRPHAIGMKTGETESALLVAEYAHRHRIKPGMTGWAAIKGSRGPVDTEAQVRERVQLDIEYIERQSFWLDLWVIAVTIPVLLGDRAAVR encoded by the coding sequence TTGCTCGACCGTCCCGCCAGTCTTGCCGCCGACATGCCGCTGAAGAGCCGGCCGTCGCGCGGGCCGTTCCGCCCGGAGATCTGGCTGAATGCGCGCGAGCGATCGTCCGTGCGGCTGTCGGCGCATTATTTCCGGCTAATAGACGTGCTGATGGTTTGCGGGCTGGCGCTCGGCGCGATCGTCGTGATGCACCCCTCAGGCTTGGCCCACATCACCGTGGGCGACGCAGCACCCGTGGTCGTCGGCGCCGTTCTTGTGCTCGTTCTGATGCGCGCGCTTCAGCTCTATCGATTCGGGCGCGACACGCCCTGGCCCCTGCACATAGCGGGCGTGGCGGGCGTGGGTGTCGCCTCGGCCGCGATCGCGCTCGCCCTGGGCTGGGTGATGGACCGGCCGGCGCTGGACGTCATTGCGCCTTGGGCGCTGACGACGACAGCCGGCCTGATCATGTTGCACGGCCTATGGCTGGCGATGATCGTTCGGTGGCGTCGGTTGGGCGTGCTGTCGCCGAATATCGTCATCGTCGGCGCGACCCGAAACGCGCGACGTCTGATCGAACAGGCGCTGGAGCGGCGGGACATGAATGTGCTCGGCGTGTTCGACGATCGCTTGGCCCGATCGCCCGACAGCGTCGCCGGCGTGCCGGTGCTGGGCGACGCCAAGGCCCTGCTGACGCACCGACTGACGCCCTATGTCGACCGGATCGTGCTGGCCATCGATCCGGAGGCTGGCCAGCGCGTGCGCGACCTGACGCAGACCCTGAACGCCCTGCCCAATCCGCTGACGGTCCTGGTCGATTCGGAGTTGGGCCGCGACGGGCTGCTGAACCGGCTGGCGAATGCGCCGCTTGCGTCTCTGGATGGTCCTGCCAACCCGGATCGCCGGGCCTTCAACAAGCGGATGCAGGATCTGGTGATCGGCGCCGCAGCCCTGGTCGTCGCTGCGCCCATCATGGCCCTGGTCGCCCTGGCGGTGAAGCTGGACAGCCCCGGCCCCGTCTTCTTCCGCCAGCGCCGTCACGGCTTCAATCACGAGACCATCATCGTGTGGAAGTTCCGCTCTATGCGCCACGCCGCCGCCGATGCGACCGCCAGCCGTCAGGTCTGCGCCGACGATGACCGCGTCACCCGCGTCGGTCGCTTCATCCGCGCCACCAGCCTGGATGAACTGCCCCAGATCTTCAACGTGCTGTCAGGCGAGATGTCCCTGGTCGGCCCCCGCCCGCACGCCATCGGCATGAAGACCGGCGAGACCGAATCCGCCCTGCTGGTCGCCGAATACGCCCATCGCCACCGTATCAAGCCCGGCATGACCGGCTGGGCCGCCATCAAGGGCTCGCGTGGACCGGTGGACACCGAGGCCCAGGTACGCGAGCGCGTCCAGCTGGACATCGAATATATCGAGCGCCAGTCCTTCTGGCTGGACCTGTGGGTCATCGCCGTCACCATCCCCGTCCTGCTGGGCGACCGGGCGGCCGTGCGTTGA
- a CDS encoding lipopolysaccharide biosynthesis protein codes for MFWRGVWGYLPAQIVQGVVGFLTIFVFTRLLSADDFGHYALAFSVTTLAHTVTFTWLEASMARFWAAERTPEGMATHFASLYRTSFTIIAVFTPIAALIVWLAPLTPAFKIAVAFGLAGAPVRNLAKLAQERYRAAGEVSKSAAVDIGVAILGFLVGAGFALAGAGAASPLLGLAIAPLFALPFILPGELRQSTGGTVDRTRLKAYALYGYPIAASLMLALVLASTDRFLLAAFMDAAAVGAYHASYSLANRTLDIIFIWLGAAGAPAMVMALERGGREALRQTAIEQGSTLILIGLPAAVGLSLVARPLAELMIGQDLRAAAALVTPWIAASSFLSGMIAYYFGFGFTLGKKTGLLLVTMAIPALCNVALNLLLIPRMGVTGAAVSTAASFAIGLIACILLSRRAIALPMPWEALIRCGIASAVMAGVVWMLPPIGGFVELMLDASVGGLVYAVVALTLNAAGVRNVLLRLIRARRSVPA; via the coding sequence ATGTTCTGGCGCGGCGTCTGGGGCTATCTGCCGGCCCAGATCGTCCAGGGGGTCGTCGGGTTCCTGACGATCTTCGTCTTCACGCGCCTGCTCAGCGCCGACGACTTCGGCCATTACGCCCTGGCGTTTTCGGTCACGACCCTGGCCCACACCGTGACGTTCACCTGGCTGGAAGCGTCGATGGCGCGCTTCTGGGCGGCCGAGCGCACACCCGAGGGAATGGCGACCCATTTCGCCAGTCTGTACCGCACGTCGTTCACGATCATCGCCGTCTTCACCCCGATCGCGGCCCTGATCGTGTGGCTGGCGCCGCTGACGCCGGCGTTCAAGATCGCCGTCGCCTTCGGCCTGGCCGGCGCGCCGGTGCGCAACCTCGCGAAGCTGGCGCAGGAGCGGTATCGCGCGGCGGGCGAGGTGTCGAAATCCGCCGCCGTGGACATCGGCGTCGCCATCCTGGGCTTTTTGGTCGGGGCCGGGTTCGCACTGGCCGGCGCCGGCGCGGCCTCGCCACTGCTGGGCCTGGCCATCGCGCCCTTGTTCGCCCTGCCCTTCATCCTGCCGGGCGAGTTGCGTCAGTCGACGGGCGGTACCGTGGATCGCACGCGGCTGAAGGCCTATGCCCTCTACGGCTATCCGATCGCGGCGTCGCTGATGCTGGCGCTGGTGCTGGCCTCGACGGATCGGTTCCTGCTGGCCGCCTTCATGGATGCGGCGGCGGTCGGCGCCTATCACGCCAGCTACAGCCTGGCGAACCGGACGCTGGACATCATCTTCATCTGGCTGGGTGCAGCGGGCGCGCCGGCCATGGTCATGGCGCTGGAGCGCGGCGGGCGCGAGGCGCTGCGTCAGACGGCCATCGAGCAAGGTTCGACCCTTATCCTGATCGGCCTGCCCGCAGCCGTCGGCTTGTCGCTGGTCGCGCGACCGCTGGCGGAGTTGATGATCGGCCAGGATCTGCGCGCCGCCGCTGCACTGGTGACGCCGTGGATCGCCGCCTCATCCTTCCTGTCAGGGATGATCGCCTACTATTTCGGCTTCGGCTTCACGCTTGGAAAAAAGACCGGGCTGCTGCTGGTGACGATGGCGATTCCGGCTCTTTGCAACGTCGCGCTGAACCTGTTGTTGATCCCGCGCATGGGTGTGACGGGCGCCGCCGTCTCGACCGCCGCCAGCTTCGCCATCGGCCTGATCGCCTGTATCCTGCTCAGCCGCCGCGCCATCGCCCTGCCAATGCCGTGGGAGGCGCTGATCCGTTGCGGGATCGCGTCCGCCGTCATGGCCGGGGTCGTATGGATGCTGCCGCCCATCGGCGGTTTCGTGGAGCTGATGCTGGACGCCAGTGTGGGCGGTCTCGTCTATGCCGTCGTCGCCCTGACGCTGAACGCCGCCGGGGTGCGTAACGTCCTGCTGCGCCTGATCCGCGCGCGCCGGAGTGTGCCGGCATGA
- a CDS encoding glycosyltransferase family 2 protein, with amino-acid sequence MSAHIHDNAAWSQAAPTISVLIPFLRDDPQRLLRQLDTEAAAMSGAVELILLDDGTADADLTTRLQATIDALHLPARLITLAANEGRARGRNRLTTAARGEAYLFLDSDMRPDTAAFLQNWLRLVTDKAPAVAFGGFSLDQAPTDARFAVHRALSGASECLSASQRALTAEKYVYTSNLLVRRDVFAAESFDSGFNGWGWEDVEWAMRVSRRFHVVHIDNPATHMGLDTVEDLARKFDQGAGNFARVVALHPAIVQTYPSYKAARALKRLPALPFARRMMKQAALTVALPVKARAFALRLYRAAVYADVV; translated from the coding sequence ATGAGCGCCCATATCCACGACAACGCTGCTTGGTCTCAGGCGGCGCCGACGATCTCGGTCCTGATCCCCTTCCTGCGCGACGATCCGCAAAGACTGCTTCGTCAACTAGACACCGAGGCCGCCGCCATGTCCGGCGCCGTCGAGCTGATCCTGCTGGACGACGGCACCGCAGACGCTGATCTGACGACCCGGCTTCAGGCGACCATCGACGCCCTGCATCTGCCCGCCCGTCTCATCACCCTGGCCGCCAACGAAGGCCGCGCCAGGGGGCGCAACCGCCTGACCACCGCCGCTCGGGGCGAGGCCTATCTGTTCCTCGACAGCGACATGCGGCCAGATACGGCGGCCTTCCTACAAAACTGGCTGCGCCTGGTCACTGACAAAGCGCCCGCCGTAGCCTTCGGCGGCTTCTCGCTGGATCAAGCGCCGACCGACGCGCGGTTCGCCGTTCACCGCGCACTGTCCGGCGCCTCGGAATGCCTGTCCGCGTCCCAGCGCGCCCTGACGGCCGAGAAATACGTCTACACCTCCAATCTGCTGGTGCGCCGCGACGTATTCGCCGCCGAATCCTTCGATTCCGGTTTCAACGGCTGGGGCTGGGAGGACGTGGAGTGGGCCATGCGCGTTTCCCGCCGCTTTCACGTCGTCCATATCGACAATCCCGCCACCCATATGGGCCTGGACACGGTCGAGGATCTGGCGCGCAAGTTCGATCAGGGCGCCGGCAACTTCGCCCGCGTCGTCGCCCTGCACCCCGCCATCGTCCAGACCTATCCCAGCTACAAGGCCGCGCGCGCCCTGAAACGCCTGCCCGCCCTGCCCTTTGCGCGCCGCATGATGAAACAGGCCGCCCTGACGGTGGCCCTGCCGGTCAAGGCCCGCGCCTTCGCGCTCAGACTCTACCGCGCCGCCGTCTATGCGGACGTCGTCTAA
- a CDS encoding glycosyltransferase family 2 protein — MRDVAVIIPTLCRPENLERALRSVFVQVGSLHRVAAIVVADNDPLGSAAPLIERLRAEAPVPLTYAHAPIPGVATARNIGLSATDATLIAFLDDDEAASPGWLAALLDAQTQTGADVVFGPIRGRVPENIGRTTAYLERFFGRNGPRETGLTDDIHGCGNSLMVRATALPGDAPFDVAMNETGGEDDRLFTALSARGGRFGWAADAWVDEFAPPHRATLNYALTRAFAYGQSPTQMAADRRDWPGVIKWMLVGLVQTALWGAASVLSAILRRPDRANIYDRCARGLGKVFWTKGFEPKLYGSAMLSRSDV; from the coding sequence ATGCGCGACGTCGCCGTCATCATCCCGACCCTGTGCCGCCCCGAAAACTTGGAGCGGGCTTTGCGCTCCGTCTTCGTCCAGGTCGGATCGCTGCATCGCGTCGCCGCCATCGTCGTCGCGGATAATGACCCGCTGGGGTCCGCCGCCCCCCTGATCGAACGGCTGCGCGCCGAGGCGCCCGTGCCCCTGACCTACGCCCACGCCCCCATCCCCGGTGTGGCGACGGCGCGCAACATCGGCCTGTCCGCCACCGACGCGACCCTGATCGCCTTTCTGGACGACGACGAAGCCGCCTCTCCCGGCTGGCTCGCCGCCCTGCTGGACGCCCAAACGCAGACCGGCGCCGACGTCGTCTTTGGACCCATTCGCGGGCGGGTGCCGGAAAACATCGGCCGGACCACCGCCTATCTGGAGCGGTTCTTTGGCCGGAACGGCCCGCGCGAGACCGGCCTGACCGACGACATCCACGGCTGCGGCAACAGTCTGATGGTGCGCGCGACCGCCCTGCCCGGCGACGCCCCGTTCGATGTCGCCATGAACGAGACGGGCGGCGAGGACGACCGGCTGTTCACCGCCCTGTCGGCACGCGGCGGCCGCTTCGGCTGGGCTGCTGACGCCTGGGTCGACGAGTTCGCCCCGCCCCATCGCGCCACGCTGAACTACGCCCTGACCCGCGCCTTCGCCTATGGCCAGAGCCCGACGCAGATGGCCGCCGACCGCCGCGACTGGCCCGGCGTCATCAAATGGATGCTGGTCGGACTGGTCCAGACCGCGCTCTGGGGCGCCGCGTCCGTCCTGTCAGCGATCCTGCGCCGACCCGACCGCGCGAACATCTATGACCGCTGCGCGCGCGGCCTCGGCAAGGTGTTCTGGACCAAAGGCTTCGAGCCGAAACTCTATGGTTCGGCGATGCTGTCGCGGTCAGACGTCTGA
- a CDS encoding MFS transporter — translation MLFLAAFIGLAPLFQIIAPIHAAGLDAGSKTEILSRAMFWGAVTAAAANVLMGTISDRTTSRFGRRRPWIALGALLTVLSYVGIWRSSTPGEFVWALIGFQLAFNVLMAPLSAVFADRVPIALRSTVSAMLGLSYPLAVALGSSLMALGPQYEPGRLALLAGILLGAAVIFLVVYDEPPCSERPETPQPSVSGGIGSFIAPFRSRNFAVVWTGRLFIATGYALVSMYLLYFVTDAVGWPGRSPERAHALLTGIAFVSVVVVAGAIAVFGRRIIWRQPVALMGALLLCGATAVLAIAPSWTTAVLALAVYGLGQGAYGSVEMGLMADALPTQDNRGRDMGLNNLAVALPQAMAPVAALILERSGADVRGLYVAAAACFAVAVVVMSLFRSTPVLERSK, via the coding sequence GTGCTCTTTCTGGCCGCCTTCATTGGCCTGGCGCCCCTTTTCCAGATCATCGCGCCGATCCATGCGGCCGGGCTGGATGCTGGCTCCAAAACGGAAATCCTGAGCCGCGCGATGTTCTGGGGCGCCGTTACGGCTGCCGCCGCCAATGTTCTCATGGGGACCATCAGCGATAGGACTACGTCGCGGTTCGGGCGTCGGAGGCCTTGGATCGCGTTGGGCGCCCTCCTGACGGTGTTGAGCTATGTCGGCATATGGCGGTCGTCGACGCCGGGTGAGTTCGTCTGGGCCTTGATCGGGTTTCAACTCGCCTTCAACGTTCTGATGGCGCCGCTTTCAGCGGTGTTTGCAGATCGCGTGCCGATCGCCTTGAGAAGCACCGTCTCTGCGATGCTGGGCCTGTCGTATCCGCTCGCGGTTGCGCTGGGGTCCAGCCTGATGGCGCTCGGGCCTCAGTATGAGCCCGGACGATTAGCGCTCCTGGCCGGCATTCTTCTCGGCGCGGCTGTCATCTTCCTGGTCGTTTACGACGAGCCGCCCTGTTCTGAGCGACCAGAAACGCCGCAACCCTCCGTTTCCGGCGGCATAGGCTCGTTCATCGCGCCATTCAGATCGCGAAACTTCGCCGTGGTCTGGACCGGGCGGCTCTTCATCGCGACAGGTTACGCCCTGGTCAGCATGTATCTGCTGTATTTCGTCACAGACGCGGTGGGATGGCCCGGTCGCTCACCGGAACGCGCGCATGCCTTGCTCACGGGCATCGCCTTTGTGAGTGTCGTGGTCGTCGCGGGGGCCATCGCCGTGTTTGGGCGGCGGATAATCTGGCGACAGCCTGTCGCGCTGATGGGAGCGCTGTTGCTGTGTGGGGCGACCGCCGTGCTGGCGATCGCGCCTTCCTGGACAACGGCGGTTCTCGCCCTCGCGGTCTATGGCTTGGGCCAAGGCGCCTATGGATCCGTGGAGATGGGGTTGATGGCGGATGCTCTTCCCACGCAGGACAATCGCGGGCGAGACATGGGGTTGAACAACCTGGCGGTCGCCCTGCCTCAGGCGATGGCCCCGGTCGCCGCCCTCATTCTCGAGCGTTCCGGCGCTGATGTTCGCGGCCTTTATGTCGCAGCGGCCGCGTGTTTCGCCGTCGCCGTCGTTGTCATGAGCCTGTTTCGATCAACCCCTGTGTTGGAGCGCTCCAAATAG